The following proteins come from a genomic window of Candidatus Thiodiazotropha sp. CDECU1:
- the rpsS gene encoding 30S ribosomal protein S19 yields MPRSIRKGPFIDHHLMKKVDEAVAQNNKRPIKTWSRRSLVAPEMVGLTIAVYNGKQHVPVLVSENMVGHKLGEFALTRTYRGHAADKKSK; encoded by the coding sequence GTGCCACGTTCAATCAGAAAAGGCCCATTCATTGACCACCATTTAATGAAGAAGGTGGATGAGGCGGTAGCCCAGAACAACAAACGTCCTATCAAGACCTGGTCGCGCAGATCTCTCGTGGCGCCAGAGATGGTGGGACTGACGATCGCTGTATACAACGGCAAGCAGCATGTCCCGGTGTTGGTATCGGAGAACATGGTCGGACACAAGTTGGGTGAGTTTGCGCTGACCCGCACTTATCGTGGTCATGCCGCTGATAAGAAGTCCAAGTAG
- the rplV gene encoding 50S ribosomal protein L22, which translates to MQTTAKLRHARISAQKGRLIADQIRGLPVEQALDLLSFSKKKGAGLVKKVLESAIANAEHNDGADIDELKVSAVSVDDGPTMKRIRARAKGRATRILKRTSHINVTVAEK; encoded by the coding sequence ATGCAGACTACAGCAAAATTGCGTCATGCCCGGATTTCTGCTCAGAAGGGGCGACTGATCGCAGATCAGATTCGTGGACTTCCTGTTGAGCAGGCCCTGGATCTTCTCTCTTTCAGTAAGAAGAAGGGTGCTGGGCTGGTAAAAAAGGTGCTCGAATCGGCGATTGCCAATGCCGAGCATAACGATGGTGCGGATATCGATGAATTGAAGGTTTCAGCCGTCAGTGTCGATGATGGTCCGACCATGAAGCGTATTCGAGCACGTGCCAAAGGTCGTGCAACCAGGATTCTCAAACGCACCAGTCACATCAACGTGACTGTAGCGGAAAAGTAA
- the rpsC gene encoding 30S ribosomal protein S3 encodes MGQKVHPTGIRLGIVKDWTSKWYADSKHYADLLNNDLEVREFLKKKLHQASVSRIQIDRPANNAHITVHTARPGLVIGKKGEDIDALRAEVSAMMGIPVHMSIEEIRKPELDAQLVGESIAQQLERRVMFRRAMKRAVQNAMRLGAEGIKVHISGRLNGAEIARSEWYREGRVPLHTLRADIDYGFAEANTTYGIIGVKVWVFKGEVYADNEEVEVETKTTSSGKRS; translated from the coding sequence ATGGGTCAAAAAGTACATCCAACCGGGATACGTCTTGGCATAGTAAAAGACTGGACTTCCAAGTGGTATGCGGATTCCAAGCACTATGCAGATCTTTTGAACAATGATCTCGAAGTCCGGGAATTCTTGAAAAAGAAGTTGCACCAGGCGTCTGTGAGTCGTATTCAGATCGATCGTCCTGCAAACAATGCCCACATTACTGTCCACACCGCGCGTCCTGGACTGGTGATCGGCAAAAAGGGTGAGGATATCGATGCATTGAGGGCCGAAGTCTCCGCCATGATGGGGATTCCTGTCCATATGAGCATCGAAGAGATCCGCAAGCCGGAGCTCGATGCCCAGTTGGTGGGTGAGAGCATTGCCCAGCAGTTGGAAAGACGTGTCATGTTCAGGCGTGCCATGAAGCGGGCTGTACAGAATGCCATGCGCCTCGGTGCCGAGGGCATCAAGGTACATATCAGCGGACGACTCAACGGTGCTGAAATAGCGCGTTCCGAATGGTATCGGGAAGGGCGTGTGCCATTGCACACCCTGCGTGCAGATATTGATTATGGCTTTGCTGAAGCGAATACAACCTACGGGATCATCGGTGTCAAGGTATGGGTCTTCAAGGGTGAAGTCTACGCTGATAATGAGGAAGTTGAAGTGGAAACCAAAACTACCTCGTCGGGTAAGAGGTCGTAA